One region of Streptomyces rishiriensis genomic DNA includes:
- a CDS encoding fumarylacetoacetate hydrolase family protein, producing MRIARFSIDGNVAFGAVEGDKPDELVLDIIKGIPFTDFELSGTKVPLSKVRLLPPVLPNKVVAFGRNYAEHARELGNEVPDAPFAFFKPSTSVIGPGDAIQYPAFSEEVHHEAELAVVIGRLCREVPRERVKDVIFGYTCANDVTARDVQKREKQWARAKGFDTSCPLGPWVETGLDLETAGDLTVQLTVNGQQRQLGRTSEMIHSIEDLIVNITEAMTLLPGDVILTGTPAGVGPLVVGDEVAVTIEGIGTLTNKVVKRG from the coding sequence GTGCGCATCGCCAGGTTCTCCATCGACGGGAACGTCGCCTTCGGCGCGGTCGAGGGCGACAAGCCGGACGAGCTCGTCCTCGACATCATCAAGGGCATCCCGTTCACGGACTTCGAGCTCTCCGGCACCAAGGTGCCGCTGAGCAAGGTCCGGCTGCTCCCGCCCGTCCTGCCCAACAAGGTCGTGGCCTTCGGCCGCAACTACGCCGAGCACGCGCGCGAGCTGGGCAACGAGGTGCCGGACGCGCCGTTCGCCTTCTTCAAGCCGTCCACCTCGGTGATCGGCCCCGGCGACGCCATCCAGTACCCGGCCTTCTCCGAGGAGGTCCATCACGAGGCCGAGCTCGCCGTGGTCATCGGCCGGCTCTGCCGCGAGGTCCCCCGCGAGCGCGTCAAGGACGTGATCTTCGGCTACACCTGCGCCAACGACGTCACCGCCCGCGACGTCCAGAAGCGTGAGAAGCAGTGGGCCCGGGCCAAGGGCTTCGACACCTCCTGCCCGCTGGGCCCCTGGGTGGAGACCGGCCTGGACCTCGAGACCGCGGGCGACCTCACCGTCCAGCTGACGGTCAACGGGCAGCAACGGCAGCTCGGCCGCACCAGCGAGATGATCCACTCGATCGAGGATCTGATCGTCAACATCACCGAGGCCATGACGCTGCTCCCCGGCGACGTGATCCTCACGGGCACCCCGGCAGGGGTTGGCCCCCTGGTCGTCGGCGACGAGGTCGCCGTCACCATCGAAGGCATCGGCACTCTCACCAACAAGGTTGTCAAGCGTGGCTAG